The following coding sequences are from one Triticum aestivum cultivar Chinese Spring chromosome 5A, IWGSC CS RefSeq v2.1, whole genome shotgun sequence window:
- the LOC123107012 gene encoding uncharacterized protein yields the protein MSMAPLSFRPTATARPLFRCFDDGADRDVSFLQDVHPDVGDALLGFVYDPLDPAVNAGLDEFLNIPPYGDGDDDDEDGRQRCAKKPRAAGLEEDSWFDFTAADGSIGQKWDNACTQQVPEFLPEFVLPLPPPPPPPPPPQVYPPFVRGADAKKLQAAGNGSSQSAAARERRRRISEKTAELSRLIPGGHKLNTAEMLQEAARHVKLLQAQVGMLTLLNSIEDEKVPAMAQEHMHALLVCGGMQERLAAEGKCLVPRALVDTIAKDAAVRSNALVNRDLTRFTESLAAEKK from the exons ATGTCCATGGCCCCGCTCAGCTTCCGCCCGACAGCCACCGCGCGCCCGCTGTTCCGCTGCTTCGATGACGGCGCCGACCGGGACGTCAGCTTCCTGCAGGACGTCCACCCCGACGTCGGCGACGCGCTCCTCGGCTTCGTCTACGACCCGCTCGACCCCGCCGTCAACGCCGGCCTCGACGAGTTCCTCAATATCCCGCcctacggcgacggcgacgacgacgacgaggacggccGGCAGCGCTGCGCCAAGAAGCCGCGCGCGGCGGGCTTGGAGGAGGACTCGTGGTTCGACTTCACTGCGGCGGACGGAAGCATCGGCCAGAAGTGGGACAATGCCTGCACGCAGCAGGTGCCGGAGTTCCTCCCCGAGTTCGTGCTGCCactgcccccgcccccgcccccgcctccgccgccgcaggTGTACCCGCCGTTCGTGCGCGGAGCGGACGCCAAGAAGCTGCAGGCCGCGGGCAACGGGTCCTCGCAGAGCGCCGCGGCGAGGGAGCGCCGGAGGCGGATCAGCGAGAAGACGGCGGAGCTGTCGCGCCTCATCCCCGGCGGCCACAAGCTCAACACCGCCGAGATGCTGCAGGAGGCCGCGCGCCACGTGAAGCTCCTCCAGGCCCAGGTCGGCATGCTCACCCTCCTGAACAGCATCGAG GACGAGAAGGTGCCGGCCATGGCGCAGGAGCACATGCACGCGCTGCTCGTGTGCGGCGGCATGCAGGAGCGGCTGGCCGCCGAGGGCAAGTGCCTGGTGCCGAGGGCGCTGGTGGACACCATTGCCAAGGACGCCGCCGTCAGGTCGAACGCGCTGGTGAACAGGGACCTCACCCGGTTCACGGAGTCGCTGGCCgcggagaagaagtag